A stretch of DNA from Candidatus Cloacimonadota bacterium:
CGATTACAATTTTATCTGTGCCCCACAAATGATCCAGAATACTTGAACGGGAATACACTTTTCCCGGGTTGCTTACCAATAGCTTCAGGATGCGGAACTCTGTGAGAGTGAGATCGATACGTTCTTGATCTATACTCACTTCATACCGATTCAGATCAAGCTTTAAGGATGGTTCCACGATGATCTCCTGAATGGTGGAGTTGGTTTCGCTGCGACGCAAAACTGCTTTTACTCTCGCTACCAGTTCACGTCCTTCAAATGGTTTGCCTAGATAGTCGTCTGCACCCATGTTCAGTCCTTTCACTTTGTCGGTGACATCAACTCGGGCAGTAAGCATTACAATCGGCAGAGCTTTATATTTGGGATGCTCACGGATGCGAGAGCATATCTGCATCCCATCAATATCCGGGAGCATCAGATCCAAGACCAGAAGGTCGCATGGTATGCTTTCCAAAGCTTGCAGCATAGGCGTTCCGTGACAGAATACGCGAGTATCGAAACCCGCGCTTTGCAGCTTGATGGCAATTAGTTCGGCGATATCAGCTTCGTCTTCCACAATGTAGATCATTTTTTGCATTCTGCTATCCTGTTTGGTTTTTTTCCACATCAGCCAAATGTGGTTTTTAGAGCAAGTTTTTTTTGGTTAATTCTTCTTAACACAGAGGTTTTGCTTTTAATATCATGCTTTATCGGACATCAGAGGTAGAACTCAACAAACCATAGAGTCTTTTACTTGACTGAATATCCTTTGGCACAAAAACTTGGATTCTATGTTAATTATGGGAGAAAATGATGTCCAGAAAGCAACAGGGGATGTTTACGGTATGTATCATGGCCTTTCTAATAATGGTCTCAGGACTTTATGGAAGCTTTTTCAGCCACAACTCTGAAGTGATGCCCATGGGGCAGATTGGTGATGTGTTCAGAGCTATAGATGGAACAGGGCTGGAAGATGTGCGAATCGATGTGTATCTTAAACAGGCTCAGGGGCGCAGCTTGCATACTGGCCTGCGGGGAGAGTATAGCATCAAGTGCATATCCAGGCGTTTTATGGGAGTCCAGTTTACCACTACTCCCCGGACTCTATCTTCTTTTACCCGTACATCTTCCATGCACATACCGGAAAATATGGCACAACCGTTATGACTAGCGTGGTAG
This window harbors:
- a CDS encoding response regulator transcription factor, with amino-acid sequence MQKMIYIVEDEADIAELIAIKLQSAGFDTRVFCHGTPMLQALESIPCDLLVLDLMLPDIDGMQICSRIREHPKYKALPIVMLTARVDVTDKVKGLNMGADDYLGKPFEGRELVARVKAVLRRSETNSTIQEIIVEPSLKLDLNRYEVSIDQERIDLTLTEFRILKLLVSNPGKVYSRSSILDHLWGTDKIVIERSVDVHIKNLREKISDYSRYIQNVRGVGYCFSKN